ataaactcTCTGTTTTACTGAAGTCTAATAGATATAATTTAATCGAAGCACAAAACTCTAAAGTTGAAACCAGTCGCTTTGACATAATTCAGCCATAAAAAATTAGATgctagtaaagaagaataagaataaTAAGATTACATAGACGTTTAAGGCTCACAGGCTGTTAGTTTCTACATAAGCCATATCTGTAATGCGGGATCACCAAAGTTTAAGGTTTGGAAATaactgtatgtatgcatgcttatATTCCTTTTGAGATGATTGCGGTTGATTCCATGATTTTATAGTCAAGAATTCACGAAACTCTTCCTTCGGCAGTCATTCGTCATTCTTTTCTAAATAGTGAAAATCGTCTTAGCAATCTCAATTATCGATTATATTTTCTTCGCAGGACAGGAAAGCTAATTATATCATTAAGTTTTAGAATGAAAATTGATATGTATAacaataattctttttttaattttaatttacacatttttgacCGTCATTTTTTTGTCTTCGTGACGAAATGTGAGCAACGAAGTTGAAGTTTCGTTATTCCTCATAGCAGTGCCGGGTCTGGCATCAAATGTAGACTACTTTTTCTCTATTTTGCCCTTTTTTTAAGAgaaccataaaaataaataatgacaaaatgatattgcttaaaaaataaaagaaataaaataaatgtcttAAAGTTATATGTAaagtttttgaattataaaaaaaaagttgagaaaatatgtttcaattacctaaattttttaatttagagcccgttaaaaaaaatataaaaaatttctaaaatcagGATCTGACAAGATATTTATAATACTTATTGTgattactaaattaaaaatgtaggTAAATGAGACTATTTTTAGACTTTTGAATAATATAAGACTTACCTACCTacgttttgaagaaaatattctaacttttttatttttaaatcattcaaatttaaaatatcaaaggTTAAATAACAACTTTTGAAATCTAACCTGTAGATAACTAAGTTTCGTTCGTTTTCTTACTGCAATTTAAACGCAATTTTTTATTGcgtaaaacattttatgaaattatacaTTATCCACTTTGGACCATCTTTCGGGCAACAGATTAATCTCATGCTCATAAAATTGTTAATCCCTTCAGACGAAAATCCGATCCAAGCGGGTTTTCGCATCCTTATTTGAGGTGAtgttttttcatcaaaaaattttacacagaacGGAACAAGTAATAGTCCGAAGATGCAGAGTCTGAAGAATGTAGTTGTTGTGGTAGCATATCCCATTCAAAGTCCAAGAAATTTTTGGCGAGCGATCAAATTTGTATGAAGTCGAGCATTATCATGATGGAAAACTGTACCTTTTCTATTAATCAATTCTGGCTTCTTTTATTTAAgtgacaaattaaatttttattgctgacTATTGGCCTTCGAAGTGCATTTGAGATCATGACCTCTTGCGCTTTGTATTCTTCTAAACAACCCACTTTTCGTCGCCAGTAAAAATGCGCTACAAAAATGAATCACTTCTTTGAACTTTGATAAACAAATCACAGTCGTTAATGTGacgaattaaattttgttatgtgTAAATGTTTTGAACCCATTTGTCAAGCTTCCAAATTAATTCTAAAATGCTTGCTAATGCTTGTGAACGGTCTCgttagatagatagatatttatttatttcatgcaCAATAAATATACAGGaaacaagagaaaaaaaaaagaaacagcaCTAGCTCGAGGCCATCAGCTGGTTTTACAAAAGAATACTAATTTACATTTCGTTTATGGATTACAAATATTATACAGTTAAggttaactaaattaaatgaGATAGGTTGTATGAGGCTATAAAACTAGATATCTTGCTTATGTTAAGTGCTGCAGTGTCGGAGAGAAGTTGTGATGGAACAGTCAAGCCAAAAATCCGTTGCCTTTGAATAGAAAAACGAGGGCAGATGTCCAAGATATGCTTCACAGATGTGCTCATTGCCCCGCAAACGTTGCATGATGATACTCCATGACTAAGAAGATGTCCGTGAGTGATCTGCGTGTGGCCCAAACGAAGTCTTGTGAAAACGAGAATGTCTGACTGTTTAGCATCGGAAGGAAAAGTAGGCCTAATTTTTGTTGGATTAATATCTGCATAATGGTGAACATATTCTTTCCACTTTAGTAAGGATTTATTGTTAATATACCGCCGTACATGTCTCGACAAATCGGCCTTTTCAAAAGTGTCAAAACAGATAACTGGGTCATTATGAAGACTCTTCGCAACAGAGTCAGCTAGTTCATTGCCTTGGAGGCCACAATGGCCAGGAAtccaaatcaatttaattttgtttttgtgtttaattaGCAAATCCCTGGTGTGGGTTACTAGAACGCTGTCCTTTTTGAATTTCCAGAGGGCATCAATGGCAGACCGACTGTCAGTACAAATGCAGAAATTGTCCTTGGTTTTCGATGCAATTAAGGCGGCTTGATAGATAGCAAAGATTTCACTGGTGTAGATGGAGCAATGATTAGGCAGGATACCTTTTCTTAAAACATCAAGGTTTTCAGAGACTACTGCAAATgaggttgaaaatttggttttcgAACCATCGgtaaaaataaagttgaatgcTTTTTGACTTAGCTCAGCTTTATATTCCAGAAAATTTTGCGCGTAAAGTTGTGGACAGGTGTTTTGCTTCTGAAATGTTTGTAAACGGGTTTCAATTGATAAGTCTGACAGCAGCCAAGGCGGGTAGTTTGGATACACTTTCCGAGTTGGTTTAACTGATACATTTAATTTCTTGGCAGTGATCAGTACACGGTGTATCGCTGAGAGCCGCTTTGGAAGATACTTTCGATTGGAAGCTTTAAGTATTTCGTCAAAGAGGTGGCTGTTATTGcagcataaaattttgtatataaggCTTGCAGTCATGTATTCGATTCTCTCATTTATGCTAGGGAGTCCAGATTCAGTTAGCATATTGTCGACGGGGGTGGTGGTGAAGGCCCGTAAGCTTTTCCGCACCGCTGCGTAATATGGAGCACAGAGAAGATTTAAGTTGCTTTTGGCACAGGTTCCATAGATTGGCAGCGCGTAGTCAATTACAGTTAAAAATAATGCTTTAACAATATTACAAAGTGTAGTAGTatgaacaaatgattttttagacgaaaaatattttataatattgaggcgtttgataagtttatttctaatataattaCAGTGAAACCTAAAAGTGTATTTACAATCAAATAAAACGCCTAATATTTTCAAACTGCTGACATTGCTTACATACACATTGTTATGACATAGTTTTATATTTGGGCAGCATTTTTTCCGACAGATATGCAAGGTATTGCACTTCTCATATGATATAATCGCTCCTGACTGAGCCGACCAGACAGTAATGTCATTAAGGACTTTACAAAAAATCGCTTGAACCGTTTCAAGGCTGTCCTCTTTAGTATATATTAAAACGTCATCAGCATAAATCCCGTAACTTACTTTGTACTTATCTATAATTTGACTTATTTCGTcaaatgcaataataaataacacTACCGAAAGAGGAGAACCTTGAGGAATCCCATTTTGCAAATCATATATCTCGGATGAAACGCCATTTACTCTgactataaattttctattcgTTAGAAAGTTTTTGACAAAGTTATACATTCTGCCACCCACTTTCCACTTTCTTAGTTGCCTTAAAACTACGTGTGCTCCAATGCGGTCAAAAGCCTTTTGGAAGTCAAGGGAAAGAGCTGTGATGTGTTTTTTACTGGATAAAGCATTCGAACAGAAATGATCGAAAGTTAATAGGGAATCGATGGTACTATGACCGCTTTTAAACCCAACTTGAGTAGATCTTAACAATTTGTTTCTAGAAGCAAACCACATCAACCTGTGggcaattattttctccagaactTCACTATTACATACAAGTAGGGATATGGGCCGAAAACTTGGTATATTATCCGCTGGTTTGTTTGGCTTGTGAATGGGAGATACAAAAGCGCACTTCCAACTTTGAGGAAAAATACCAGATGAAAAAATGCTGTTATATAGGTTTATCAGTCTCATTTTAAATGAATCGGGGAGATTTTTGATCATTACGTAAGTAATGCGGTCGTGTCCTGGAGAGGAGCCCTTAACCCTGTTaatgaaattgttaaattcCTCCTTCGTGATTGGATTATCAATTTCTTTTGCAGATAGAAGGAGATTAGGAGGGGGAAAATATATTTCGCTTAACAGGCGAGTTTTGTCAGCtacaaaattttgagaaaaatttgtgTCGTTTGAATAACCAGACCAGTCCTTAGCAAACAAATTTGCAGCTTCCTTAGCAGATGGTGAGGGGTTATTGCCTACCACAAGGTGGGGAAAATTGGAAATACTATAAGACCCCGATAACTTTTTAAGGTTTTTCCATATTTCTTTGGGTGAAGTTTTGGATTAATAGAGCTAGTAATATTGCTAAAGGCttctttttttgccttttttgccGCTAACTTGAATTTCTCGTTAGACCAATTTAATCCTTCAGCAATCTCTCGAGTAGTTACTCGACAATTTGAATCGACCAACGACTTTATTTCAATCACATCGGTTTCAAGAGTACTTCCAGGACTTGATGCGTCCTCAAGATCGGAATTGGCGgaacgaaattttgcaaaccaatTTTCGTCAACACATCTTCTTGGTTCACATCAAATAATTTTCCCCTTCTTAGACTGAACTTTTACCCTCCATTTGatagaaaatagtaaaaaatgcCGTAAATGCTATTTTTGATCCTCCATCTTCGATCGGGAatcaaataaaactattaaatttaagaaaattgtcTGCAAACAAGCCTTGCAATATATATCAGCTCAAATAGATAGCGGTGAAGCGGTTAAGTGTGAAGTTGGCTGCGATAAAATTCAATACGATGAGCTATTGTCAACAACGAAAttactgacaaatatttttcatctcTCATTAAAATCTCCTTTAATAATCAAAAACCAAAGCAAATTGAAATGCCTCATGAATTAGAAATTAGATTTCGctcgattttcgaaaaaaaattaaacaaaggtACTGCATAGTAGAGACAGTCAATCTTtgatacaacaaaaacaaaaaataaaagataaaacaacaacacacattaACCCAAAACAATAAAGGAAACGCATGTAATTTCATAATCATTATtatgcatatttgttgttgttttccattTATTGCAccacttttttcatttcaacttTTAATCGCCGACGAgattaatttatgcaaatttctattgaaatgcaaattctgcgaaaataattaacaatttttaattattcaaccTAAAGCTGTGACCGagtgtccgtccgtccgtgtgcGAGCAAAACAAAAGCACGCAAAGCCAACAAATGCCAGCAATGCGGCAAATGAGCAGCGGGTAGGTCATaagtgtgcaacaacaacaagttcacATGTTGGCCAAACAAAGGAAATtgacaacacacacatacatacacatacaatcGCACAACAAGCTACAGACACTTATTTTGATAGGTAAAATGACAAACCACTTTGCTGTCTCGTTGACCAACTAGTTGAGTTGACGGATTGACTTGGTGGTATAGCGACAACGCGTTTGACGCACCGACCAGAGCCGCTGGCCGCGTGGCCATTTgatttatttgttgtaaaagCGTTGGACTATTGATGAATGTGGCTTTAAAGTGTTGTCGTTATGTAATGGCGCTGCATGAtgaagtgtgtatgtataagtgtgcgtgtgtgtgcgtctgtCGGTGTCTAGATAAGAGTATCATCAGCTTAAACTTGCTGTGGAATTGGCTTTAATGCTGGCAGGAAGCTAATTGCCGCTGACTTTATAAcaaattgataaataaaaactataatataaCAAGAACAGCTATAGTAAATTCAGTTCGAGATTTGTGATTAATcaaattactttaatatttatgtttgaagttaataaaattaattttatgttgaCTTTATGATCTTTAATTTCGTGTTGGTGGaaaaatttctttccaaaaaaagtttttaatgtaAACTCACTGATTGCTTTTattaacttatttaatttattaaaaaaaatgtccatttcattgatttataatttttttcttctattttcagGTAAGTTTCCAAATATTTGCCTCTACTTACTCCATACTGATAAAATACTAATCACTTGCGGATTAACTGAGTAAGTGTTTATAAGCCAAAAAATATGTCCGAACTCCAAAACAAATGATAAACAATACCTACAACAAATATCTGATCGAATTTGACCCAGACTGACGTTTCGTATTTGGTGAATCTGTTGTTTCCATCGACCTGCTCAAAAATCCGGTCGTTTATGTTACACTTCACACGAAGTTTCAAAATGAGCAagttcttttctttatttactgTTTGACTCTgtagaaaaaatttatgatcatCCCACCACGGTTATCGAGAAGTTTTTAGTTTAGTAGTTGAACTTCACCTAGCATTTTGACCGACTTTGACGAGGTTTTTTTGGGTTTTGCCCCTTTTTTGGAGCGAAATTCGCTAGATTGTTTTAAAGTTAGATTCAAAAACTCATGACTTTTCGCCAGTAATTGTGCATTTGATGAATGTAAGATACATAGCTACGTAGTCAAACAACTATTTAGATGACAGTCAACCAATGACAGGATTCATACACAAAACATTAAACAAAATGTGTTAAGTCGAAGGACAAGAGATGTTGTGGTCTTAGTTATCTCTTTGATGCGAACAGGATGTAGATTTTCGATCACTTTTCGATTTTCACAGAATGCTTTGTGCCACTTAAATAATGTACCTTTGGTCGTCATATACTTAGTAGATACTcgaaaacaattttgcaatatttttaacgatTCCGTAGTCAGTCAAGGATtggaaacataaaatttcaagcaagctggttgttaaatattttccatgaacaattttgaatttattatactCATTTTGAAAAGCTGTTATGGGTAAAAActagctttttttaatttttcatagcctaaatgtaggcaacgttttacTTTCGCAATGTGTTGCaatgcaaaatataaaagaatcaGCAATGTCATCTTCGTTTAACGTAAAACGCTTtcatatgttgttgttatagcggtagaaaacattcctgaagatACTTCGAGGAATGGTGTCGAGTCGACAGGTCTTTCGTTCAccttgcctacatttaggagaaGGTTCAAAATATATCAACATAGCTGTTCAACCAAATCTGAACAGAATATACCCTACACCTTAgatttatataatttctaattaaaaatcCTGAATAAATAAGCTCATTGcagtaaatataaaaagcgACTGCCAAATATACCAtatcaaaaataccaaaaattaatttaaaagaaataaaaaaaaatgtctttgaGCCTCAAAAAGCTAACTGTGAAATCATGGCATTAAAAGCTTTGCATACATTTCAGCGCGCAGAGCCCTTTAACAAGCCATGTACCTGCATAAATAAAGCGCCAGTCGCACACTTTCGGTATCCGCGTTATATAAACATCAGTTGTGACagccaaatatttattaatgctGAAAATGATAAGGAAGCCTTCAGTCGGCGGCATAATGAGTAGGGATAAAGTCGAATCATCAAAGTGAAAGCAGCGTGCGCTGGCCTTTTTGTTGAGCTGCTGACTTACGTAGTTATTATGCGGCGTAATTAACGGCGTTTAAAAGTTGTCCGGTGAAGGATTTGCTTTCTGATTTTACGCAGCTTTTCTGATACttatattttgaaacatttgGCGAACGAaccaattttctacaaaaaatgtaCGCATTCTAAATTCTCTCCTTTTCCCATTTCTAtttcgtttttagttttttaaagcATGAAACTAAACTTTCGGCTCCTTTTACTGAATTTAAGCCACAGCTGTTCACATTCTAACCTAGTTCATCCCAGATTTGAtctgtttttcaataaatccatgcGATTCTTTGGTCAATTTAAGCTCTACAGCATCCGAAGATTCAAATTAGCTAAGATTCCTCAACGTT
The DNA window shown above is from Bactrocera tryoni isolate S06 chromosome 4, CSIRO_BtryS06_freeze2, whole genome shotgun sequence and carries:
- the LOC120776078 gene encoding uncharacterized protein LOC120776078 produces the protein MLTESGLPSINERIEYMTASLIYKILCCNNSHLFDEILKASNRKYLPKRLSAIHRVLITAKKLNVSVKPTRKVYPNYPPWLLSDLSIETRLQTFQKQNTCPQLYAQNFLEYKAELSQKAFNFIFTDGSKTKFSTSFAVVSENLDVLRKGILPNHCSIYTSEIFAIYQAALIASKTKDNFCICTDSRSAIDALWKFKKDSVLVTHTRDLLIKHKNKIKLIWIPGHCGLQGNELADSVAKSLHNDPVICFDTFEKADLSRHVRRYINNKSLLKWKEYVHHYADINPTKIRPTFPSDAKQSDILVFTRLRLGHTQITHGHLLSHGVSSCNVCGAMSTSVKHILDICPRFSIQRQRIFGLTVPSQLLSDTAALNISKISSFIASYNLSHLI